The DNA segment ATTGTGTTGGATTCTTCATTTTctgcctttctttcattcttgcttTCTCTTTTATAGAAACTACTGCCGTTAAACCTAAAGGAGAGGCTGGTGGGCCCTGCCAGGTTTTAGGATGCCCAAGAAACACCGCCTGTCACAAAAGCCCTCCTGTTATAACTCTATTAGGAATTGAGGGCCCAAGGGAAGAATCTGTACGACACGGTATACTACCATACAATAAAGTCAGTGTGGTAAGAGCTGACATCCATTTGATCACAGAATCAGCTCATTTAGAACCACCCCCcactggggttaaacaacaacaacaacaacaaacaataactaATAACCAGTGTGTCGATGAAAAACTCACTcataaactgtaaaaaaaaattttgaaaacaacaataataataattccattagtgaaaacataaaaaaaagcacaaaaaccttttcttttcttttcttttttttttttccaatttattgATTCGATGGTAACGATTAGTGAGTTCTGTAGGAGCGGCATGAAGGCGGCGGAGGTTTGGATGTGTAGTAATTCTGCACCGCAGTCTGACATTTACACATCGCTGCAGTTACAAACCACTGCCACCATCCATAGTACCACCTCTAGTATATAAGAAGTTTACCATTCACCACAActactgttgtgtatatatgtatatatacatatactagtagAACCAACAATACTTCtttcattattgtttattatgatcatcattattattatcaacactaccacaaccatcatcgccatcatcaacatcaccactgcaaccaccatcatcaccatcgccatcatcattattaaaagccacctccaccaccgccaccaccaccaccaccaccagcccctTTGTGACAATCACTCAATACCACAAATGGCAAAATATCAATCCTGggagcttctatttctagcaagtcctttgacttgctagaaatagcaactgagtCTCCCTCAAAACCCGCATCCTTGAGAAAGACAGAAGGACATCTTGGATGATGTAGTTCTTGGCTCCTTGCCAGTAGACAGCAGATGGGATGGTCACCACTGGCATCACTTtgactactaatactaccaccattactagtaaaacaactgccaccaccactatgacTATTACCATTACCacaattaccaccactactacaaccaccactataaGGGTACTACCATTAAtgccatcaccataaccatcatcaccaccacaaccactattacCGCCACCACTGTTtctgcactaccaccaccacaaccaccatgcaactaccaccaccaccactaccaccaccaccgccaccaccagtataactaccaccactactactaatgccattactacaaccaccactattgctgctactactattactactactactactactactactactactactaccaccatcactactactactaccagtactgCTACCCCAATCACctctactattaccaccaccattgctactgCACTAacaccctccccaccaccaccaccactgcaaccgccaccaccgccaccacacctCCCCCACCCCACTACTAGTTGCACCATTTGCAGCAGTTAGTAGCAGCACCAGATGCTAGTATGCTACACTGTGACCTACAAAAATACCAGCAGACTAAACTCCATTCTTGTTGTTGCCTCaacagacagactgacggacAGGCTGGCAGGCAgaaaggcagacaggcagacaaactgaCATACAGGCAAATTTACAGGtagacaggcatacatacagacaggcagacagacacgctaagaagacaggcagacaggaagactgacagactgacagacatataGAAATATTGATGGGCAAATGGCAGATAACTAAACAAATTGTTAGATGGATGCatggagaatgggagagagaaggagggagagagacatagagacagaggggggagggagggagagacagacagacagacagaaacaaacaggcagacggacagacggacggacaggcagGCACAGGCAGACAGtgaagatagacaggtagatagatggggtagagagagagagaaatagctaaataggtcaatagatagataggtagatatagacagagagataagtGGATGGAGAGGAAAGGTAGACAAATGCATGGAGatgtaaagagatagatagatagatagatagagagagagagagagagagagagagagagaaagatagatggacagatggatatatatatatatatatatctatatatatatatatagatatatagatatatagatagatagatagatagatagacagatagatagacagatagatagatagatagatagatagacagatagatagatagatggatagatagatagatggatagataggtagataagtttGTAGGCCGACTGTTagacacatagagagatgtgTAGGTGATTGTTAGATGAATAAATACATGATAGgggtttagataaaaaaaaacataaagcaagattaagagagacaaagagagaattaCAGAGTCAGGAAAActgacaaacacaacacacacacacacacacacacgcacaaacacacacacacacgcgcgcttatGACACTTCCCTGTATTACCTGAATGACTATCGCTACCTCTACTTCATGGAATATTTTTAGCATCTCTTTGACTATCCTTGACAGTTTGGCTACTTTTCTTGCTTCCTTTTTTTTGATTGGAACTTTGACCCCACCTCTATCGTCATTGACTCCTAGTTTTCTCTTTTGGGTCTACCTGCTgtagctcctctctctctctctctctctgtaccacACTCACTCCTACACATTCTCTGCATTCAATATTCCTTCATAACATTTCCAAATGGATTTCTTCCTGTGTTGGTGAAGGTCAGTTATTTCACAGCCTTTCCAAGcacatttttttgtttccattGAACTGAAATTTCGGTTTGCAATCTGGACCTCACACTTCTGATATTCTCATTACAGAATATTGGCAAACCCCTGCCTTGCAGGATCTTCCCCAACTATGGATACCCAGCATCCACCTTCTCTTCTAACATCGCTTATTGCTCCTTGTTATGGGATTATTTGGACTTAGACAAAATGTCGTGATGGTCATTAAGTAATTGTctttgattgcattgttcaacaGAAACATCATTAAGGTAAACTAcagcagcataaaaaaaaaatgtctaatttCATTAAAAGTTCCAACATAGAATATTGCAAACAAGCAGCAGACAAAGTGAGCTGCCATGCAATTACCAAAATAGAGGTCCTTTAACACCTAAAAGATCAAATTCATATAGACAAATATTGCATACTCTGTTGATGGTTCCACCAACAATACATAAGGAGCTACATAAGGAGTCTTCAATAGTCTCCTTCACCAACTCAGCAACTTGCTCCAACATCATCCCTGAGAAAATACCACATCACTTTCAAggtctacatagaaaacaaggaGCCATTAGAATATCAAGGTCAATGTTAaataaagcatgtatgtatgtatgtatacatcatcatcatcatcattgtttaacgtccgttttccatgctagcatgggttggacggttcgactagggtctgggcaaccaggaggctgtaccaggctcgtctgatccggcagtgtttctacagctggatgcccttctaacgccaaccactccgtgagtgtagtgggtgctttttacgtgccaccggcacaggggccagaggaggctggcaaacagccacgatcagttagtgcttttatgtgtcaccgtcacggacgccagtcaggtggtgctggcatctgccatgttcagacggtgctttttacgtgtcaccaacacgggttatgcatttacatatatgtgcacatacataaacacacacacacattttatgatGCTGCTAATGATTCCCATCAAAGTTGCTACACGGGTTTTCTAACCCCAGTCATTTCAGCAGGTAAAATTTGACCTGTAGATGTGAGGGACATTGCCCTGATTCAGTTTAGAAATTCAGATTTGGGAAAGTCTTTATTTTGCAAATTATGTAAATCTTGTAAAATTCCTAGGAAGAAAATGTTGATGAAAATGACAGAAAGTCAAAATCTCAGATCTTCTTTTTAGTAATCTCGGTGGCTGTTTCAGTATCCAGAACTTTGTCGTTAGACACAATCTGCAGTTTCTATTCCCATCAGAGTATGGGGATATGTTCAATTATTCTGTTccttaatttcaatttattttagagGTAGTATTTTCTTTGTCTCTCAATCTGAAGTAGCAAATTTGTTGGTTGTATCAGCTCTTAAAAGTATTTGTGGTGAATTCCATATAATCCTTCTCAATGCCCTCAGTAAATGCCATGCTTGCCGCACATGGTACTGCCTGAAGCATGATTCTCTAAATGGGAAGGTTCTGAAATCACAAGCCAGATGTTGGGAGGAAATTGACTCTTTTCTAGATTGCTGATATCTGTGAAACAATACTGTCCAGAGAAGAGTAACTCACTTGCACATTATTGCTATTGAAATGTTTGTGGCATTTATGAATGGCTGAAAAATGAAACtttgataaaaacaaatatttcttgaTAATGTTGGTAAATACCAAATGGTATATTGAACTAATTTATCTCCCTCTTTCTAGGTCCATTGTCTCATATGGAGAGACTGATTCTTGTATACAAGTTCCTTTCTAAAACCACGTTTTTTAGGATATCGTCTTAATAAGGAGCAGAAAATGTCCCTGCCAAGGCATACATAAGAAACCTTTGTATTTATCCTATTTATGAGATTTCTGCCAATAGGTGGGGCAGCTGTTTGGAGTTCTTGGAAATGGTTTGTTAGTGTGGAATTTTTATATGAGCAACGTTTACTTGTAATGAAATTTAATGTGGAAGGACCAAAACGTTTGATATTGGTATTTTACAGCTAATGGCGTTgcagtgtatttttattttttgttttgattttggtttctttgccatgaccaccaccgccATGCATTCTGTAATCATTCTGATCAGAAAATTTGTCAGCTCTCTTTCAATGGAAGTAAAGCAAATCCTTTGTTGCCATTGGCAACAGTGGACGACAGAGATGAAAGAATCAAAATACCGTATGCCAACAGATATTTCTCAAGATGGACAGCAACGAAGGAAATATGTAATTTACATTGATGAGTAATTAAGCGAGTGAAGGACGACActtcttatattttcattatcattggtCATCAGCATTAACATCGTTATTTACTttctcatcaccaacatcacaatcttcgtcatgaccatcatcatcatcatcatcatcaccaccatcaccaccatcaccaccaccaccaccatcagcatcatcatcatcatcattgtcgtcgtcatcatcatcatcagcaccactaccaccaccatcatcatcatcatcatcatcatcatcatcatcatcattgtcgtcgtcatcatcatcatcatcatcatcaccattatcatcatcatcaccatcatcatcaccgtcatcatcatcatcatcaccattatcatcatcatcatcatcatcatcatcatcatcatcatcatcatcatcatcattatcatcatcatcatcatcatcatcatcattgtcgtcgtcatcatcatcatcatcatcatcaccattatcatcatcatcaccatcatcatcaccgtcatcatcatcatcatcatcatcattatcatcatcatcatcatcatcatcatcatcatcatcatcatcatcatcgtcgtcgtcatcatcatcatcatcatcatcatcatcaccaccacaacaccacaaccatcaaaatcgtcatcatcatcattcacaataacaccaccaccatcatcaacaaaatcatcattattcattaccaccaccaccaccatcatcatcatcatcattgttgtcatcgtcaccacctacaccaccactgccaccagctAAACAATTAATGCTATATTAGTTCTAGTCTCTACAACCAGCCACCTCACAAAGCTTAACATTATTATTACCACTGTTACCATGGTTAGTTTTAGCACCGTTTCCATGGTTACTTTTTTCTAAGAAACTTCCTTGTAGTCTCCATCCTAGTAATCAGCTGACCAACTTACAAACATGGACATGggtgtgcatacatgcaaacacacacgcacatataggtgtgtgtgtgtatatctatatttatatatgtatatataatatatatatatatatatatatataatatttatatgtatttatatatatctatatatctatcatcatcatcatatatatacatatatatatatatatatatatatatatatatatatatgtatgtatgtatatatgtatgtatgtatatatatacatatatatatataagagagaagagagagagagatatacatatagatatacatatacatacatatgtatgcaaacacacacacatttatgtattttatgttttttataaatatacatatatagatatacatatagatatagatataaatatatacatatatgtgtgtatgtgtatgtgtgcctgtgtgtgtatgtgtgtgtatgtatttatgtacatacacacacatacacatatatatttgtgcaactgagagtatgtgtgtgttttgtgttcacacacacacatatatatatattatatatatatatatatatatatatatatatataaaacttacatggagatggatgcgtggcattcaatcatataataatataaataatatataaatatatgcatatatacttacgtatatgtacatacctatatatatatatgtacatatacatgtataaatgggtacaggacattaaaaaaatgtgaacaaaaggagaaacatgaatataaaaaataaaaacatagaaaacaaacattttttcgaacaacaaaagaaacaaacagagaaacgagacatgcaacaaaaagaatattctccttcatcagttgtcccctcttttatctactccgcattttgaaacacagagtatatatatatatatatatatatatactccgcaTTTTGaaacacagagtatatatatataatacacacacacatgtatatatatttatatttatatacgcatacatgtaggaggcacatggcctagtggttagagcagcagactcgtggtcaagggatcatgggtttgaatctcagacagggcgacatgtgtgtttatgagcgaaacacctaagctctacgtggctccggcagaatgcaatggcgaacttctgctgactcttttgccaaaactttctctcactctttcctcctgcatcttgcagctcacctgcggcgGACCGGTgttccatccaggtggggaacccatatgccaaggaaactgggaaactggccctatggaccaggcatggcttgagagggaacaaacaaaacacacacacacacacacatatatattcttatttattttatctctacATATCTCTGATGATTTGACAGCAAGGCTTGATAATGTAATTTACATTATGTTACCAATAATCATCTACGTTAATGAAACATAAGTAAGATGGCCTaactaaatatcttataaacaatcTCTCATGATATCTTTTgtcccatataatatatatatatatataatactacacacatacaacatatatatatttatatacacatacatacatatacatttatatatatatatatatatattatatatatatatatatatatatatatatagtatcatatgtatgtatgtatatataatatatatatatatatatatatttacacatatatatatataggtgtacatatatattcatatttatgcatgtatgtatgatgataaaAAAGCAATGCTATCTTTTGACATCACTGtatctcctatgtatatataataactttCAACTGATTAGTATTTCTGCACCATCAGATTTTTATTCCAAACACTTAACAAACATGAAGATGGTAACCAATTAAGAAAAACGCAACGTGTGGCAGTAATTTCTCTATTAATATGCTGGGTGTGTTTCgtgataattatacatatacaactgcacacacataaacatgcacacacgcacatagatgcactcacacacgtatgtatttgtgagcatatatccatatagatgtgtgtgaatgtatgtatgtacatatattcatacatatatgcatacttatgaacttctatacatttatatatacatatatatttataattatatatgtgtgtgtgtgtgtgtatacatatatatacatctatatttatatatatgttatatattatatatgtatgttatattatatgtgtgtgtgcatgtgtgtgtatatatatatatatattatatatatatatatacatatatacatatattgtatatatatatttatatatatacatatatatatatatatatatatatataatacacacatatatacatatatatatatacatacatgtgtatatattatgtatgtgtatatatatatatatatacatatatatatatatacatacatatgtgtatatatatgtgtgtgtatatatatatgtgtatatatatatgtgtatatataatgtgtgtatatatatatgaatacataaatatacatatatatatatatacacacatgcatagatatatatatatatatgtacacatacatgcatacatacatataagcatacttgcatatatgtatgtgtgtgtatatattcatatatgcatatacattcacacacgcgtatgcatgtgcatgcatgtgtgtgtgcatgcgtgtgtgtgtgtgagtgtgtatgtgtgcaagttcttcaggttaaaatatatattgttaatattttcctgAGTATTTAACAGTTCTGACATGTTTCCATTAATAATCCCCTATCAGCCATGTTTACATGCTGCTTTGATTATTAtgggattttttctttctttctacatttatttaattgttttttttgtttgttatttgtttggtTCTCTTCTTCATCTGGCAGCCATATTGGTTCCATTCCATTCTCTCATCCTCTTTCTGCCACTCGATGCACTTTTCCACTCTCGTTATCACTCACGCTCACTCTCTAATTGATTCTCTATTCTACGcacttgttctttctctctctctctctctctctctctctctctctctctctctctatcttcacatacatgcttaaatatatacataaatacacacacatatgtatgcatgtatatatagatatgtgtgtgtgtgtgtgtgtgtaacatatgtatatatatatatatatatgtatatgtatgtatgtatacatatatatatatatatataatatatatgtatgtatgtatgtatgtataatattatatatatatatatatagtggtgtgttatgtatatatgtatgtatgtatgtatgtatacattatatatatataatatatataatatataatgtgttaatatatgtatgtatagccatgttttgtgaatgtatttcatcattttcaattacatcatcatttaccatttaCCGTTCCCCTTTTCTGTGACTGCATGAGTCAGACAgagtttgttgaagcagattttctacgcTCGATTGCCCTTCCTGTCAACAACTTTCACCCATTTTCATGCAAATAATATTTCCCATGGTTAGACATGTTCTCCATGGAAGAATTTATTTCAACAACATCGTTTGTATGACAATGGTTCTTCTTTATAATCACCATGCGAAATCAAGCCAAGATTACACACAAATAGATGCAAggtggtacccaaaagtaactggaaacattctctgtgggacaagcccattgtagttcagcCTTCCACcattagaagccacttgatgtgatCCTCAGGCATTACTATTCCGACCAGCATTGTTCAGTGAGGTTTTACTGCCACATGGTGCATCCTTGTTTTGCAGTGGTTTCCCAGTGTGGGGCAATTTTTGTAATGGCTGAAACCAAGGAACAccgtgcttccatgaaattctgttttctggtgGGGAAAATGGTATCTGAAACAGTTGTCTTACTTCAAACTGTTTACAAGGACACTGCCAtgaacaaaacacaagtttatggcTGGTTTTTATGTGACCATCAACCTCCCAAACGAATgggaacatcatgaaaattcctgAACCGATCTTGGAGAACCATCACTGAACAactgatgaacttgttgatatgactggtgtgtcttggagctcctgccaatgaattttaaATGAGTAATTGTGCAAGAAAAGAGTTGGAGCAAAGTTTGTGCCTGACTTTCTCACGGAGGACCAaaatcagtcatgactgaatgcgtgCCATGACCTGAAAGAACTACTGGAAATTGATCCAGACCCTTTCTTCGAAGGTCACCACTGATAGTGAAAGATGTGgctacagaatttgcagatgtggaagaggtgaaagaAAACACGATGGAGGTGTTAAAAGGCACCACttggcaagagttccagcactggttcgaacagtggaaaacacaCCTGGACTGATACAttccttcaaatggagaatactttgaaggcaataaaagagtaaacatgtaaaactaaatgaatgaaataatattgcaaaattccagtttcttttgggttccccctcatatgtgtgtgtgtgtgtgtgtgtgtacatgcaagtaTGTAGGTGCAAATGAACATGGAGAAAATAACACTGAAATATGAAAGGTAGAGTAAAATCGTGTTTTATTGAAACTAAAAAAACTTTAGAAACTGTGAGTCAGTTTCACACAATCAATCATCAGAGAGGCAGGAGTTTTGTTTGACGGATGATTGGATACACGCAACTcattttgtcacattctgtgaagATTTATCAActtcaatataatatatgtgtgtgtatatatatatatatctccaaccAGTTGTCATGACTGAATGCTAAACTCACAAGCtttttttatctctctgtttctttcctcgtgttcctttctgttgaagagcataggcttgaaacataaaaggtTTTCTCACCTTCCTAGCACcagactaatacacctgcttgttgtttacacacctgtcttcgtattttgattttcctgaaaatttcaactatacatatatatatatatagggtagaaaatattttagtgtGGAAACCCACGTGGTGGatttatatagaaagagaaaagatgaaaaaacacaGAAGTTTTGTTTTATAGGATTAAGGTGTATATTAgagtcataataataaaaatattatacaattttgtacaaaacAAGGTTTTGTTCTTTCAACATAATTAAAGTAAGAACTGATGTCTTCCCACTAGCaatatatctatttttcaaaCCTTAGCTTGATGAGCAATGTGAAACCGGTTTAATGGtataatatctttattattatgacTCTAATACACACCTTAATCCTGTAATACAAATCTTCtgtgttttttcatcttttctctttctgtatatatatatttatatatatattgtttctctccttgttttttctgtgtccctttctgtagaagagcataggctcgaaacataaaagactttttctattcctgagcattatactaatacatctgtttgttttgtacaccacctgtctttgtcttttgtttttttttgtaaactctccccctatatatatatatatatatatatatatcatcatcatcatcatttaacatccatgggTTGGTGAGTTTGACACAGGTTAATCAGCTGAAGGGCTGCCCAGtcactgtgtctgttttggcatggttcctactgCTAGTtgcctgcccttcctaatgccagccactttacagagtgtactgggtgcaattacatggcactggtacgggtgctttttatgtggcaccaaaacCCCTGAGCCCACAACATTAGGAATGCGCAGCTGGAGAGGGATGTAAGGGGACAAGCCTGTACGCAAGGGCAACcacacttttacttagcttgacttgTATTTTcgagcacagcaaactgccaggggCCTTGGTCCCCNNNNNNNNNNNNNNNNNNNNNNNNNNNNNNNNNNNNNNNNNNNNNNNNNNNNNNNNNNNNNNNNNNNNNNNNNNNNNNNNNNNNNNNNNNNNNNNNNNNNcacttcttatctctctctctctcttccttcttctttctctcttctctctctttccttctctctttctctctctctctcctatctctcctcttctttctttctctctctctctctctcttctctttctctctctttccttctctctctctatttccttctctctctctttccttctctctctttccttctctctctctctctctttctctctctctctttctctctctctctctctctctctcctctctctctctctcccttaccttctttctctttatgtctcactctttccctacaatcatcatcatcaccatcacataaGTACAGCTAAACCAAAAGACACTCTCAGAAGTTAATACTGAATCTATTCTTTCTCTACTCTGGACACGACTGTGTTTCAAGCAGTTGGACTTTCATCAAATATTTGGTCAACTATTTCCAGGGAGCCAACCTCATGAAcatttgaagaaatatatttcatatgtattctTATTGCTTTCATCAAGCACATACAATGTTAACCTCCTACCATTGATCCTGCTACATGCATATAGAGAACTAACCATTCTCTAATGGTTGCAAGGTTCTGCCTTTTCTTTCCTTATCGAATTGTAGTCTTTGGAAAGTTTAGTTTGAGGCACCTCAATTAATTCTAGCTTTTACTTTTGTGTCTGAAATTTCTTCACTAAATCTTGCAGAGATTCTGTTGATTCTATCAACGGCATATGTGAGTTCTTAGAATTGGCAACTGGCCATAGATTTCTTAGTTATGGCCAGCAGGACTATAATGAACAGGAGGGAGCTGAGAACTGAGCCTCGATGTACTCCTACCTCTCTAACAAACTTACCAttgaatttatatgtgtgtatatatatttatatagaagagcataggctcaaaacgtaaaagactttttctattcctgagcgttatactaatacatctatttgttttatacaccacctgtcttcgtcttttgtttttttttcatgaactctccctatatatatatataaatagatagatagacagacaagcagaaagacaggcagacagacagacagatagatagataaaaaggtaggtaggtaggtagatagatagaagatgatGGGCATCCACAGTTTCCTGCTTCTAAATCGATCCACaaaactcaataatgataattctctctgtggatttgaactcataaactaCCAGTTTGCAGGTCCAGCAACAAGTTATTCACTCAGATATCTTatcttaacttttaaaaaaatcaataaagatttcaaatttaaaCTGACTTCTTAGAATTCTGAACCACATATGAAAAAAAtggtattatttttctttatttattaaaaatttatggctaaaaaatattttggtacaaaaTTATTTTGCGTATGTGAAAGTTTTAGAGTTTTACCATTTCCAAATGTTAGAATTCATAGCATGGAGCATCTtctgagccatatatatacacacatacatatatacacatgcatgtatacacacatatatacacatgcacatacatatatacatacttacatacatgtatatatacatacgtacatacat comes from the Octopus sinensis linkage group LG11, ASM634580v1, whole genome shotgun sequence genome and includes:
- the LOC115217188 gene encoding uncharacterized protein LOC115217188, giving the protein MSSSSVLGDETSATISDFEESSQVVTTSEDNGEDIDLSNNSELHPKESLPNANHSASIKWQQKLFKLYGNEANVFINPTLKSKKFVHPKMLEIGETTAVKPKGEAGGPCQVLGCPRNTACHKSPPVITLLGIEGPREESVRHGILPYNKVSVVRADIHLITESAHLEPPPTGVKQQQQQQTITNNQCVDEKLTHKL